Proteins encoded by one window of Agrobacterium vitis:
- a CDS encoding ABC transporter permease — MASLRLQRFPSATPTAALGARVAAIALALVIAGVILAIAGKSPVNLGIQVVSSSLGSSFGLEDLGLLVIPLILTGLSVTVAQQIGAWNIGAEGQFYAGAFAASAVGLFVPLPEGWSLVAMFFAGALGGSVWIVIPALARAYANVNELITTLLLNFVAILMVYYVSTDAWRERGGVANSATPRIKAEMPEFWGLVHWGLPIAVLLALAMAALLAFTRWGYEVRLIGSNPQAGNYAGIAARRHLITVMLLSGAIAGLAGMLEVTGTVHRLQGGISNNYGYLGIMVAVLARGSCIGVILAGALMAFILNSGIILQTQGLTTSTVLAITGLILFLTAIGDEISHYRIVRDKT; from the coding sequence ATGGCTAGTCTTCGCCTGCAACGCTTCCCTTCAGCCACGCCCACTGCTGCCCTTGGCGCACGGGTGGCGGCTATTGCGCTGGCGTTAGTGATCGCGGGTGTCATTCTGGCTATTGCGGGGAAAAGCCCTGTTAACCTTGGCATTCAGGTGGTTTCGTCCTCGCTCGGTTCCAGTTTCGGCCTGGAAGATCTCGGCCTTCTGGTTATCCCGCTGATCCTGACCGGCCTGTCCGTCACGGTCGCGCAACAGATCGGCGCCTGGAATATCGGAGCGGAAGGGCAGTTTTACGCAGGCGCCTTCGCCGCCAGTGCCGTTGGTCTTTTTGTGCCGCTGCCGGAAGGCTGGAGCCTGGTGGCGATGTTTTTCGCCGGAGCGCTTGGCGGAAGCGTGTGGATCGTCATTCCGGCCCTTGCCCGTGCCTATGCTAATGTCAACGAGCTGATCACCACGCTGCTGCTCAATTTCGTCGCCATCCTGATGGTTTATTATGTCTCCACGGATGCGTGGCGCGAACGCGGCGGCGTCGCCAACTCGGCCACTCCGCGCATCAAGGCCGAAATGCCGGAATTCTGGGGTCTTGTGCATTGGGGCCTGCCAATTGCAGTGCTTCTCGCGCTGGCCATGGCGGCGCTGCTGGCCTTTACCCGCTGGGGTTATGAGGTGCGGCTGATCGGCTCCAATCCGCAGGCCGGAAACTATGCGGGCATTGCCGCCCGCCGTCATCTGATCACCGTCATGCTGCTATCGGGGGCAATTGCCGGTCTGGCGGGCATGTTGGAAGTCACCGGAACAGTGCATCGTCTTCAAGGCGGCATTTCCAACAATTACGGCTATCTCGGCATCATGGTCGCGGTGCTGGCGCGGGGGTCCTGTATTGGGGTTATCCTTGCGGGCGCGCTGATGGCCTTCATCCTCAATTCGGGCATCATTTTGCAAACGCAGGGGCTGACAACCTCGACCGTGCTGGCAATCACCGGCCTCATCCTCTTCCTGACAGCCATCGGCGACGAGATTTCCCATTACCGCATCGTCCGCGACAAGACCTGA
- a CDS encoding aromatic ring-hydroxylating oxygenase subunit alpha, protein MAIDKTSLDQWYPIDTETLIPYGLSANRLLGIDLAVTRTEDGDVTVKAQENNLPIRRRYGYIWTTLGSPDKELFPIEEADEPDRRIVPCGAVTVKASGLRIVENFLDMAHFPFVHTDILGSEPHTEVEHYNVEIRRDVDEVWATNCQFFQPQAALSATDGLMTHYIYRVMTPFTTLLYKTCPNSDSRWDVICLFVQPLDPDRCRAHPIMYLIDDQSTTASLIQFQQLIFLQDRIILENQRPVLLPMEPRSEIPTRADATSIAYRRWLKEKGVTYGTSLKAVA, encoded by the coding sequence ATGGCAATCGACAAAACAAGCCTCGATCAATGGTATCCCATCGATACCGAAACGCTCATTCCCTATGGTCTATCCGCCAACCGGCTGCTGGGCATTGATCTCGCCGTGACCCGCACCGAGGACGGTGACGTTACCGTGAAAGCGCAGGAAAACAACCTGCCAATCCGGCGGCGCTACGGCTATATCTGGACGACGCTCGGCAGCCCGGACAAGGAGCTTTTCCCCATTGAGGAAGCCGATGAGCCGGATCGTCGCATCGTGCCCTGCGGTGCTGTCACCGTGAAGGCATCAGGCCTGCGGATCGTCGAAAACTTTCTCGACATGGCGCATTTTCCCTTCGTCCATACCGATATTCTCGGCTCCGAACCGCATACGGAAGTCGAGCACTATAATGTGGAAATCCGCCGCGACGTCGATGAGGTCTGGGCGACCAATTGCCAATTCTTCCAGCCGCAAGCGGCCCTTTCCGCCACGGACGGATTGATGACCCACTATATCTACCGGGTGATGACACCCTTCACGACGCTGCTCTACAAGACCTGTCCGAATTCTGACAGCCGCTGGGATGTGATCTGCCTGTTCGTCCAACCCCTGGACCCGGATCGCTGCCGCGCCCATCCGATCATGTATCTGATCGATGATCAATCGACCACCGCCTCGCTGATCCAGTTCCAGCAGCTGATTTTCCTGCAAGACCGGATCATCCTTGAAAACCAGCGCCCGGTTCTGCTGCCGATGGAGCCGCGCTCGGAAATCCCCACCCGTGCTGACGCAACCTCCATCGCCTACCGCCGATGGCTGAAGGAAAAGGGCGTGACCTATGGAACGTCGCTGAAAGCCGTTGCATGA
- a CDS encoding ABC transporter permease → MELLTGLLTTAFLAGGVLALAAMGEVLAERVGVVNLGVEGLIAMGAITAVATVTAFPSPILGFLAALAIGALFGMVFAVATVTIRANQVLCGLALTLIGTGLAQTIGKSYSGMPVPATFQGVKMPILSEIPILGPAFFSQNILVYLIYIILPLGLSFLMFRTRHGLNMRAVGENPAAADAAGIPVHRIRFGYVCAGAALASGAGAYLVLAFVPSWSDGVVAGRGWIAVALVIFAGYRPIPAALSGLLFGFITALGFVGQARGWPIAPAFLSMLPYAGTIAFIIVPVIAWQRMRRLMAAPAALGLPYYRSLR, encoded by the coding sequence ATGGAACTGTTGACCGGACTTCTGACCACCGCCTTTCTGGCTGGCGGCGTCTTGGCGCTGGCGGCCATGGGCGAAGTGCTGGCCGAGCGGGTCGGCGTCGTCAATCTTGGCGTCGAAGGGCTGATCGCCATGGGAGCGATCACCGCTGTTGCCACCGTCACCGCCTTTCCCTCCCCCATCCTCGGCTTTTTGGCGGCGCTCGCTATCGGCGCTTTGTTCGGCATGGTGTTTGCGGTGGCGACTGTGACGATCAGGGCCAATCAGGTGCTCTGCGGGCTGGCATTGACCTTGATCGGCACCGGCCTTGCCCAAACGATTGGTAAATCCTATTCCGGCATGCCGGTTCCGGCGACATTCCAGGGCGTCAAGATGCCGATCCTCTCGGAGATCCCCATCCTCGGACCGGCTTTTTTCAGCCAGAATATTCTCGTCTACCTGATCTACATCATCCTGCCGCTGGGCCTGTCCTTTCTGATGTTTCGCACCCGCCACGGGCTCAATATGCGCGCCGTTGGCGAAAATCCGGCGGCTGCCGATGCGGCGGGCATTCCGGTCCATCGCATCCGCTTTGGCTATGTCTGCGCAGGCGCGGCGCTTGCATCAGGCGCAGGTGCCTATCTGGTTCTGGCCTTCGTGCCATCCTGGTCGGATGGCGTGGTGGCGGGGCGCGGCTGGATCGCGGTGGCGCTGGTGATCTTTGCTGGCTACCGGCCTATTCCGGCGGCTCTCTCCGGCCTGTTATTCGGCTTCATCACCGCGCTCGGCTTCGTCGGACAGGCGCGCGGCTGGCCGATTGCTCCGGCCTTTCTGTCCATGCTGCCCTATGCCGGAACCATCGCCTTCATTATCGTGCCTGTGATCGCCTGGCAGCGCATGCGCCGGTTGATGGCGGCACCAGCCGCCCTTGGCCTGCCCTATTACCGCAGCCTTCGTTGA